The DNA segment CTTCGCCGATATGGGCCGGCGCTTCCACCTCACCTCCGCGGAGATGGAAACCATCAACGGAGAAACGGCGGCCCAATAGGGCAACGCCGCCGGAAGCCATGGAATAGCCCCGCCTCCAATATCAAATCCCCCATCCTCTTCATCTGCGTACATCCGCGTTCATCTGCGGTTCAATGAATCCTGTTAGGAACGTCTCCTTCCGCGGAGAGCGTCTTCCGCCTTGCCATCCATCGTTCCGTTCCGCAGGGTTCCATTGTTCACATGATCACCCGTCTTTTCTCAGCCGCCCTGCGCGGAGTCGATGCGCAGGAAGTGGAGGTGGAGGTCAACGCCCGCGGCGCTGACAAGCCGCTGATCATCATCGTCGGCCTGCCGGACACTTCCGTGAAGGAGTCCTCCCAGCGGGTCACCTCCGCCATCTCCGCCTCCGCCCTTTCCTACGCGGACGGGGTGAACACCGTGAACCTGGCCCCCGCGGATGTGAAGAAGGAGGGTCCGTCCTTTGACCTGCCCATCGCCCTGGCCATGGCCGCCGCGAATGTCCTGCAACCGTTCAACGCGGAGGACTGCTGCGTCGTCGGGGAGCTGGGGCTGGACGGCACCGTGCGCCCGGTGAAGGGCGTGCTTTCCATCGCCCTGGAGGCGAAACGCCGCGGACGGAAACGCCTGCTGGTCCCGGACGCGAACGCCGCGGAAGCCGCCATCGTCGATGGCATCGACGTCATCCCCATCCGCAACCTGCGGCAGGCATGGGACTTCCTCCAGGGGGACCACATCATCCCGCCGTTCAAGTTGGACCGCCGTGCGTTCTTCGACTCCCACCGCAGCTACGACATCGACTTCGACGAGGTGAAAGGCCAGCACCACGTGAAGCGCGCCCTGGAAGTGGCCGCCGCCGGCAACCACAATCTCCTGATGGTCGGCCCGCCCGGCACCGGCAAGTCGATGCTCGCCAAACGCGTCCCCACCATCATGCCGGACATGACGGAGGACGAGGCGATCGAAACGACGAAGATCCACTCCATCACCGGACTGCTGGACCCGAAGCGCGCCTTCCTCACCACCCGTCCGTTCCGCTCCCCGCACCACACCATTTCCGATGCGGGCCTGCTCGGCGGTGGCACCAATCCCGGCCCCGGCGAGGTCTCCCTCGCCCACCACGGCATCCTTTTCCTCGACGAGCTCCCCGAGTTCCGCCGCCAGACGCTGGAAGTCCTCCGCCAGCCGCTGGAGGACGGCACCGTCTCCATCTCCCGCGCCGCCGGGTCCTTCCTCTTCCCCGCCCGCTTCCTCCTCGTCGCCGCGCTCAACCCCTGCCCGTGCGGATTCGCTCTCAGGAGATCGCGAAAAGACGAGGGCCGAAGATGGCCGAAAATTAATATCCAGCCCGGAAACGGAGTTCTGCACACCTAGGTATTGACCATTTGAACAGCGGCAGCATAATTCTGCCATGCTCGCAGAAGCAGTTTCTCCCGACCGGCTGGATAGGAATCAGATTCAAAAGCGGATTGAAGTAATGTGGAATCACTTGTTCCCAAGGCGAGAAATTCCACTCCTCGAATATCCGGTGGAGGAAATAGCAACGGAGCTCCAGAGAAGGCGGCTAGTGGAGTTTGTTTATGATCAGGAACTTCCCGCGCCATTTGGCCGCCAACGATACGGAGAGTTCACCGTTTCTCCGCACAACAAAATCTTCATTCACAGTGGCTTAGATCCGAAAGGAGCGCGCTTCAAAGCAACGCTGAGCCATGAGATCGGCCATTACGTCCTGCACCGAAAATTTCTGAGCAAATCCACTTTCATCTCGTCCTCCCCGAAAATTGCGACTGACGAGGAGCTAGCTCGGTATGGCAGAAGGGCTGGTATCTCGGATCTGCATTGGGCCGAGTGGCAGGCAAATGAGTTTATGGCCTCCGTATTGCTTCCGCGCACGGGCTTGATGTATCGGATGGCTCGAATTCAAAAACAGTTGGGTCTGCATGTCGGACGAGTCTACATCGACAATCAAGGATGCACCCAGGCAGACTCTGGTTTCATTTTTGCGACGATCGCAATGGAAACCATGATCCAGTTCCCGATCGTCTTTGCCAGGATGAACGCTCTGGGGCTCGTCAACGACAAGCGGACCAAAAGAGCAAAGGGAACTCTTGGAGACGAAGTAACGAGCACCCTGCAAGATTTTGTCCGATCTCTAGATTGACGACCTGCTGATGCCGAACGCCGCGAGCCAGTCCTCAAGGCACCCCACAGCCCAAAGTCACCTAGCGCAGTCTGGATGGTTGCACTGGTGGCCGGTTAGGATTACGAACAGGGCCTACTTCTTGGGAACACTTCTCCTATGACTTTCGGTGAAATTGTTATTCTCTGCTCGCAAGGGGTGATCACTCTCGGCGCAATTGTCTGGGCTTCATACTTCAAGAAACGCGCAGAAAATCTGGCGACGATCGACGATCTGAGGCGCATGACCGAGATCCCTGAAGGCGTGAAATCCAGACATGTTCGAGCAAATGCTGTTCACAAAGCGCAATTCGATTTGGAATTCGGCTTTTATCAGAAACTTTGGATAGAAGGGCATCATTTGGTCACCCTCTATGGGGAATCCGGGCACCCTGAATTCGACAATGTCGAGCACCTCCGTAATCTGCTTGAAGCTACAAACGCATTCGATCAGCTGTTGCTAAGCGCGGGCCCATTTATTTCCGACGAAATTGGAAGGAGTTTCCATGCGCTCCCTTCTGCGATCAGAGCAAAATCGAATAAATCCCATGAGATCTGGCGTCAAACCATGGAAACCTTCAACAAGACAGGAGCAATGATCAAGAAGCGCATTGCAGAAATGCACGTCCTCGATTGAAGTAAGCAGAGTAAGATGCGACGGATTTTTGGACCGTGTTTTGGTTGAGCGGTCAGATGGTGCTAATCCGAGAAGTTGGGATTCACGTTCATCGCCACCAGTTTACAAACTCGCTCCGGTGAGGCGGCGAGATTCAGGGTGGCTGACATGGCTCCAGGAGAGCTTCTTAGAGATGTTTCGCGTATTCGTCGATCTGAATTGCCGGCACAGTTCCCATTCGCTGGAGCAATCTGGTGAGGGTGAGCACAAACGACATGACCGCGGTGTCGGGGCGACTGATATCCCAGTTGAAGGAGGCGGGTGTGCCGTTGGTGATCTCGAAAGCTCCGTGCCTGGCTACACAGCCCAAGTTTAAGGCCCTGTCTCCGCTCAGCCCCTGGAGATATCCTTTAAATTTCGCCCCCATGGGTTCTTTCCATTTGCAATCCAAGGCGAGTATACCGGCCAGAATCGGAGGCGGAGGCTTGGGAGTGTGGATATCTCCACCAGCTTGGACAATTCGCCCAGAGGTGCGCTTTAGCCTACGTACACTTTCGGCCTTGTCACCGGCGTAACCGAGGTATTTCGGAGTGATTTCTGGCTTCACCTCGAAAACGGCATACACGCTTTCCGCAGGGATGTAGGCAATACCTTCATGCTCGAAGATAAAAAGCGAAAAATGTCTATCGAAGATTACTAGATCCTGCTGCTGACTGAGGGTTCCGTCCGAGTCGATGACGAAGGCGCGTTCAACCTGATACCGTGTTGGCAAGTAGGTTCTTAGCATCTTTATCCACCGGAGCTCCGTGGCGTCGCCTTTCGCAACCGGATGGGTGATCAGCTTACGGGATATTCCGAGGTTCGCGATCAGGCCCTTCTGATAGCCTTCGAACAACTCGCTGAGCGAAGGTGGATTTTGAGTCTTTTTCTTGGCCATTTTTCAGGAAATTGAGAATCGGCTTCCAAAAACTTCGTCACGCCAAATCCGGAGTGCTCCGCCCACGTTCCCTGTCTTCGCGAGATAAATGGCCCGATCTACCGACTGCCCAGTTTCAGCAAGCACCTTTCGAGCGTTCTTACAAGCGGCGGCGTCCATTCTATCCGACACAGGTGGCCCCAATCCTGCAGGATCATTCCAGGTTTCCGAGATCCTAGCTTCCAGCGCTGCAAACAGCGCCTTCAGCTCATAGGGATAACCGCCCGAAAATGGCCCTTTCAGGAGATCGATTGCCATCACCTCGATGAGGAAACTTGGTTTGATCGGCTTGCCTTTGTGCTCGTTCCACTTCTTGGCCATTTTGACAACAGGCTTCCACTTGAGATCGAAATCCTTATTGCAGGCGGTGGCTTTGGCCGAGTGAATTTTAGGGTTGGTGACGGCCCAATCGCCCTCGCTCTGAGGGTCTGCAATCTTGTAGTTATCTCCTTCGGTGAAGGCCGGAACCACATCGATGCTCATAACCTTGTCGTCGTCTTCATCACCACCAAACCTGACCTGAACGCATCTGCGACCGATGGAAACTTTATCCTCTCCATACTCTGGAACCAGCGCAACCCTCACTGCCTCAAGTAGATCCCTTGAGAGCTCATCGAGCCTGTGACGTTCCTTGCTCCCGAGAACCACAAAAATATCCACATCCTTGAGAGGCTTGGTTTTCGTATGCCTCGCGTATGAACCCGCGAGAAAGTCGTCCTCAACGTGAAAATTCTCCGACATCACCTCGCGAACTCGCTTCTGTCGCTTGCTGGCGTCATTCTGCTCGCCGTCGGTAAGTTCAAGACGGGACTTAAATTTCTGAAATGCTTCGTCGATTGTCATTATTTTGACCAGTAGCTGGTTCCTGCCCCAAGATGTGTTGCGCCGATAGTGGTTCCAATTGGGCGTTTGGTGAAACCGTCGGTTGAGAGGTATAGAGCGGAAGACCAACCACTGACATCAGGTCGACCGTCCTTCGTGTTGGCGATGACGCGGTATTTGCAGGTGGATGGGATGGCTCCTGCCTTCTTAATGGCAAATTTGATGGCATCGACATCCGCCCACAGATCACCATCGTCCCCGGTGGTGTAAGTGTAGCTGATGTCAAAATCCCAACGTCCGACCAATGAAGAAGTCCCCGTGTAAATCTCCAGAGTCACGGTATTAAGGTGCCTGGTCTCAAGCCACTTGCCGATACCGGCCTCCAGCACCTTCCAATCGGAAGTGAGTTTATCGAGTGACAGGCCGCTCAGCAGAATGATCCTCTTGAGACCTGACAGAATATTGTCAGTCACGTGCGTGACACTATGCGAGTAGGTGTTAACTTTAACGGTGGTGCTCATAGGCGGTTGAGGGCGTCGAGATCGATTGAGGTTGATGGGATGGAGGCTGCTTCGACCGCTACTTCACTTCCCGATTTTTCGATGCCGGCTTTCGAGTCGTAGGCCTTGATCTTCGTCGACTTCTTCTTTAGTGCGCCTTGCGCCCAATCCAATTCATCGGCTGGGAATGGGACATGGATTTCCCAAGATCCCTCCAGTGGTTTTACTGGAAGCGCATCTTCGTTTGCGTCGTCACCAGTGACGGCCTCATCGCCATAGAGGCAATAGAAACGAATTCGTGGTCCCTTGCCGATGACGATGATCGGTGCCTCTTTTGGCACCTTATCAACGATTGTTGAGGCAACAATTCCGGCGACTCCACCAAGTTCCTCAAGCAGAGCCTTGTCTCTGTGGCACAGTAGGTCCGAAATTACCTGCCATGTTTCTCCTGCTGGCCGGTGGGGAGCAGAACGGATTCTGCGAGCAATTACTGAACTCATGATTTTTGGGGGGGATTTTCGGAAAATACGGTTTCCAGGTGACCGATGGTCAGTGAACCAGGGTTCGACGCGAGCGAGGTATCCAATGAGAGGGCTAGCAGGATCCGTTTACAAATAGCGCGGCCGTCCATCCCTTTGCTCACTTTGACCAGCTTTTTCAGATTCGGTTGAGTCCGCAGGGTATTGATCTCGTTCCATACGGAGCCCAAAGTTTTCAGTGTATCGTCGATAATTTGATGACGAGCGGCGTCCCCTGGAACATCCACGAACGTCATGAAGTCCGTACG comes from the Luteolibacter sp. SL250 genome and includes:
- a CDS encoding CBASS oligonucleotide cyclase, which encodes MTIDEAFQKFKSRLELTDGEQNDASKRQKRVREVMSENFHVEDDFLAGSYARHTKTKPLKDVDIFVVLGSKERHRLDELSRDLLEAVRVALVPEYGEDKVSIGRRCVQVRFGGDEDDDKVMSIDVVPAFTEGDNYKIADPQSEGDWAVTNPKIHSAKATACNKDFDLKWKPVVKMAKKWNEHKGKPIKPSFLIEVMAIDLLKGPFSGGYPYELKALFAALEARISETWNDPAGLGPPVSDRMDAAACKNARKVLAETGQSVDRAIYLAKTGNVGGALRIWRDEVFGSRFSIS
- a CDS encoding ImmA/IrrE family metallo-endopeptidase, with protein sequence MLAEAVSPDRLDRNQIQKRIEVMWNHLFPRREIPLLEYPVEEIATELQRRRLVEFVYDQELPAPFGRQRYGEFTVSPHNKIFIHSGLDPKGARFKATLSHEIGHYVLHRKFLSKSTFISSSPKIATDEELARYGRRAGISDLHWAEWQANEFMASVLLPRTGLMYRMARIQKQLGLHVGRVYIDNQGCTQADSGFIFATIAMETMIQFPIVFARMNALGLVNDKRTKRAKGTLGDEVTSTLQDFVRSLD
- a CDS encoding DUF6602 domain-containing protein encodes the protein MAKKKTQNPPSLSELFEGYQKGLIANLGISRKLITHPVAKGDATELRWIKMLRTYLPTRYQVERAFVIDSDGTLSQQQDLVIFDRHFSLFIFEHEGIAYIPAESVYAVFEVKPEITPKYLGYAGDKAESVRRLKRTSGRIVQAGGDIHTPKPPPPILAGILALDCKWKEPMGAKFKGYLQGLSGDRALNLGCVARHGAFEITNGTPASFNWDISRPDTAVMSFVLTLTRLLQRMGTVPAIQIDEYAKHL
- a CDS encoding YifB family Mg chelatase-like AAA ATPase; translated protein: MITRLFSAALRGVDAQEVEVEVNARGADKPLIIIVGLPDTSVKESSQRVTSAISASALSYADGVNTVNLAPADVKKEGPSFDLPIALAMAAANVLQPFNAEDCCVVGELGLDGTVRPVKGVLSIALEAKRRGRKRLLVPDANAAEAAIVDGIDVIPIRNLRQAWDFLQGDHIIPPFKLDRRAFFDSHRSYDIDFDEVKGQHHVKRALEVAAAGNHNLLMVGPPGTGKSMLAKRVPTIMPDMTEDEAIETTKIHSITGLLDPKRAFLTTRPFRSPHHTISDAGLLGGGTNPGPGEVSLAHHGILFLDELPEFRRQTLEVLRQPLEDGTVSISRAAGSFLFPARFLLVAALNPCPCGFALRRSRKDEGRRWPKINIQPGNGVLHT